The genomic window ATTTTGTTAATCCTTTTGTACGTGCCAAAAGAAGAAATTCACTCGACATAACTTCTGTAAGTTCCGCTCGCGTATACCGAGTGAATCCCGCGACTGTGCCAAAACACAAGCACATTACAGGAATTATGTAGCCTTGAATTCTAATAGCAAGCGGTGCTCCATCTGATGGCCACTGAGTCGGCAACCAGCCTGCATCGTACGCCAATATTTTCATCAAAAATGAAATAATTACAAATGAAGGAACTGAAATGAAAACCATAACTAACGTGGAAATAGTGTGGTCAGCCGGTTTATTTTTCTTTAAAGCCGCCCAAATACCAAGAATAAATCCAAGCGGGATGGAAAAGACCATTGCCCAAACATTGAGTTTCATCGAATAGGGAAGACGTCGCGCTATAATGGTCATAACTGAATCATTAAAGGCAATTCTTGTTGAGGTTCCCCAATCCCATTTCGTAACAATATTACGAATCCAAATAAAATATTGGTACATAACCGGATAGATGTTGTACCGCCAAACCACGCCGCCGATAGGCGCTAATGTCACATCAGATGCGACCGTATGATCCGTAACTATATACATGTAGCCTAACGCAACTTGATTGTCATAAAACGCTTTTTGCTGTTCTGCCGTTCCTGGAGCGGTTTGCATCTTTAGCATCTTCATGAGAATAAAAGTTAACGAAAGGATAATGAAAGTGGTTAAGAGCATCAATAAGATACGTTTTACTATATATTTCCACATATCAATTTCTCCTTTTTTCTAAAAAGTATATTTCTATTTTAATCTATACGAATATATAAATACAGAGAAACATTGCCGGCTGTAAGCCGGCAATGCCTCTGAAATTTTCACCATGATGGTTAGAGTAGCCTATGCGACTACCCTAACCAATAATTTTTAGCAACAATAATTAATTAGGCAGCGGCTGGTCCTTGGAACGTAACGTAAGTTGAGCTGCTTGTTGAGACACCATCAACTGTAATCGTGAAGTACAAGGTCATATCGTAAGCACCGCCGGCATCAAGTGGAAGATCGGTAACGATAACTTCAAATGTGCCATCAGTATTCATATTAATGGTTAGGTTTACACCAAGTTCTGGGGAAACGAATCCATCTTCACTAACACCTTCTGGCAATGGTGCACTGTAGTACCAAATTTCGAC from Bacilli bacterium includes these protein-coding regions:
- a CDS encoding ABC transporter permease, which codes for MWKYIVKRILLMLLTTFIILSLTFILMKMLKMQTAPGTAEQQKAFYDNQVALGYMYIVTDHTVASDVTLAPIGGVVWRYNIYPVMYQYFIWIRNIVTKWDWGTSTRIAFNDSVMTIIARRLPYSMKLNVWAMVFSIPLGFILGIWAALKKNKPADHTISTLVMVFISVPSFVIISFLMKILAYDAGWLPTQWPSDGAPLAIRIQGYIIPVMCLCFGTVAGFTRYTRAELTEVMSSEFLLLARTKGLTKSQTVIRHALRNSLVPIVPMIIGEFIGILSGSMILEQLYGIPGIGSLFVTAITVKDYNVIMVDMAVYTMIGLVAILLVDLSYGIVDPRIRMGARK